In one Fusarium keratoplasticum isolate Fu6.1 chromosome 5, whole genome shotgun sequence genomic region, the following are encoded:
- a CDS encoding GATA-type domain-containing protein, whose translation MEAVDSGTRQSRHSATNSEHQLHHLPQPDQPYSDHRHHSSYSRDSLDRSYRDTPAMATATLITPSAHYQPQPSFSSPSSYSHPSSGASISNMISSVEPRKSTDDHEPSNRQSLPSISEVISGTKPGHYPPAHSSGLQSASSLPSPFATAPRPFPEAEKHSPGPLHPTSSFPPRQDALPAFSDSPRPPFSSRPSLPPVSDRRQSPPAKPELPPQHHHHTEQKPPEPHHPLNGVYAHPPPPPPGPVAYQPGQLPPGQMPLPTYPISPRHGVPPHIPGPYDPRPPTHAEEADYAARARYDATVDRHFESWSYQDSLSRIGSSSRTIFNFAEAYSRIAQEQHGAHPIPARLPTEREVTDMLSNIELIKRSLEQVRDLVQTSIQNERAREGAKMKGPYEEEHDVNMYGDGMKPQYGITEVKKRRGRAAPPGRCHSCNRIDTPEWRRGPDGARTLCNACGLHYAKLERKRQLEARSIRPKPDEAHRQ comes from the exons ATGGAAGCGGTTGACTCTGGAACCAGGCAAAG CCGTCACTCTGCAACAAACTCCGAACACCAACTCCACCACCTACCCCAACCCGACCAGCCTTACTCGGATCATCGACATCACTCATCCTACTCGCGGGATTCTCTCGACAGGTCGTATCGGGACACTCCCGCCATGGCCACGGCAACTCTCATCACTCCGTCCGCCCACTATCAACCTCAGCCGTCCTTCTCGTCGCCCTCCAGCTACTCCCATCCGAGCTCGGGtgccagcatctccaacatgATCTCCTCCGTTGAGCCTCGAAAGTCGACCGACGACCACGAGCCATCGAACCGCCAGTCGCTTCCCTCCATCTCAGAGGTCATCTCAGGCACCAAGCCGGGTCACTACCCTCCCGCACACTCTTCCGGCCTCCAATCCGCCTCCAGCCTGCCTTCACCCTTTGCAACGGCTCCTCGACCATTccccgaggctgagaagcacTCCCCAGGCCCCCTCCACCCGACATCATCGTTCCCTCCACGACAGGATGCTCTGCCTGCCTTCTCGGATTCGCCTCGCCCCCCTTTCAGCAGCCGgccatctcttcctcctgtCTCTGACCGTCGCCAGAGCCCACCAGCCAAGCCTGAGCTGCCTCctcagcatcaccaccacacGGAGCAGAAGCCCCCGGAGCCTCACCACCCGCTCAACGGCGTTTAtgctcaccctcctcctcctccaccaggACCAGTTGCCTATCAGCCTGGCCAACTACCTCCTGGTCAGATGCCTCTGCCCACCTATCCGATTTCTCCCAGACATGGTGTGCCACCTCACATTCCGGGACCGTACGACCCCAGACCGCCCACACAcgctgaggaggccgacTACGCCGCCCGTGCTAGATATGACGCTACCGTGGACCGACACTTTGAGAGCTGGAGCTACCAAGACTCGCTGAGTCGG ATTGGCAGCTCGTCTCGCACGATTTTCAACTTTGCGGAAGCTTACAGTAGAATCGCGCAAGAACAGCATGGCGCCCACCCTATCCCGGCAAGACTGCCCACGGAACGTGAAGTGACGGATATGCTCAGTAACattgagctcatcaagcgATCTTTGGAGCAAGTGAGGGACCTGGTGCAAACCTCGATTCAAAACGAGCGAGCCCGAGAAGGCGCCAAGATGAAGGGGCCATACGAAGAGGAGCATGATGTGAATATGTACGGGGATGGAATGAAGCCCCAGTACGGTATCACAGAAGTCAAGAAGCGACGAGGG CGCGCCGCTCCTCCCGGCCGATGCCACAGCTGCAACCGAATTGACACTCCTGAATGGCGACGTGGGCCCGATGGAGCCAGGACGCTCTGCAACGCCTGTGGATTGCATTACGCCAAACTGGAGAGAAAGCGCCAGCTTGAGGCCAGGTCGATCCGGCCCAAGCCTGACGAGGCCCACCGACAATGA